TCACCACCATTTTGGCGCTCTTCCAAAACGCGGCGAGCTCGCTCTTGTAAGGCTCGAGAACACGCCCGTGCTTGTCGCTCCACTTCACCACGATGGCCATGCCGTTGGCAATGCTGGCGTTGATGACCTTGACGTACTCGCCGCCTTTCTTGGGCATCAGCGCCAGCAGTTCGGCGGTGCCATGGGCCTTGATGTAGTTTTTGACCACGGCCTGCTGATCGCCCGCCTTGATGGTCTTGCCCAACTGCCCGCAGGTGAGGCCCTCGCCATCGAAGTTGCCCGTGATGTTGGCCCAAGGATCAGAACCTTCGAAGCCACCGGTGATCAGCATCGCTCTTTCCAGGAATTGCGTGTTCATGCCGGGATTAACACCAAAAGTGCCGGCATCAGTCGAGTTCAATTTTTCGCACCTTGCCGCAGGCATCTCCTGAATCGTTCGGCCTCAATGTCTTGCCAGCCTCAAAAAAATACGGGGCGTCCGGCAACGGACGCCCCGCAAATCGCGATTTGAATTCAACCCAAGCAGCCGGGTTTCCCCGTTGTCGGGCGTGCGGTGGCTCAGAGGTACTCGTTCACGAGATTCTCCATCATCTCCTGACGGCCGCTGCCGAGCAAAGGCTCGCCATTGGCGAGGACGTGGGCTTCGAGTTCGGCGAAACCGACTTCGCCCTTCTCGATCTTCGCACCGATGCCGGTGTCGAAGGTGGCGTAGCGCTGCTTGATGAAGGTGTTGATGCGACCGTCCTCGATCATCGCGTGGGCGACCTTGAGGCCGCGGGCGAAGGCGTCCATGCCGCCGATGTGGGCGTGGAAGAGATCGACGGGTTCGAAGGACTCGCGACGGCACTTGGCGTCGAAATTGAGACCGCCGGTGGTGAGGCCTCCCATGCGGAGGACTTCGAGCATGATCTCGGTGGTGAGATAGATGTTGGTCGGGAACTGGTCGGTGTCCCAGCCGATGAGCGTGTCGCCGGTGTTCGCATCGACGGAGCCGAGAGCGTTCGCGGCGATGGCGACCTGCATCTCATGACGCATGCTGTGGCCGGCAAGGGTGGCGTGATTGGTTTCGAGGTTGAGCTTGAAGTGGTCGAGCAGGTTGTGCTCGCGCAGGAAGTTCAAGCAGGCGGCTGCGTCGGAGTCGTACTGGTGCGTGGAGGGTTCACGCGGCTTCGGCTCGATGTAGAACTGGCCTTTGAAGCCGATCTTCTGCTTGTAATCGACGGCCATGTGCAGCAGGCGGGCGAGGTGGTCGATCTCGCGCTTCATGTCGGTGTTCCACAGCGTGGCGTAGCCTTCGCGGCCACCCCAGAAGGTGTAGCCTTCACCACCGAGGCGATGCGTGACGTCCATGGCCTTCTTCACCTGCGCGGCGGCATAGGCGAAGACGCCGGCGTTCGGACTGGTGGAGGCACCCTGGCAGTAACGCGCATGTGAGAAGAGACAAGCAGTGCCCCAGAGGAGCTTCTTGCCGGTCTGCTTCTGCGCTTTTTCGAGTTCGTCAGCGACGGCATCGAAGGCGGCGTTGCTTTCGGCGAGCGAGCCGAGTTCAGGCGCGACATCGCGATCATGGAAGCAGTAGTAATCGACGCCGAGCTTGTCCATGAACTCGAAGCAGGCCCACACGCGGCGCTGCGCGTTGGCGACGGAGTTGCTGCCGTCATCCCACGGACGCTGGGCGGTGCCGCCACCGAAGGGATCTGAGAGCGAATTGCGCATGGCATGCCAGTAGGCGACGCCGAAGCGCAGGTGGTCGCGCATCTTTTTGCCGCCCACGATTTCGTCGGCGTTGTAGTGCTTGAAGGCGAGCGGGTTGCGGCTCTTCGGTCCTTCGAACTGGATTTTCTGAATGTCTGGGAAGGCTTCGTTCATGGTAGGGCGTGCAAGGGAGGCGGAACAGGGCGGCGTGCAACTGGTTCGTCAGGACGCGGGCGGACAGTTTTTGGGCCGAAATGGACGCGGGGAGGCGAAGGCAGGCGATGGGTGATTCGGGTTTGCCGCAGAGGGGCAAAGAGGCAGAGAGCGCAGAGAGCGCAGAGTTTTATCGATTTAATCTCTGCGTCCTCTGCTCCTCCGCCTCTCTGCGGTGGATCCGAATGTCCTCACAGCGCCTTCTTGTTCGTCTCCTCCGCCAGCCAGACGGCCACCAACGTGATCACCGCCATGAAAATAAGATACAGCGCCACGGGCCATGGTTTGCCGCCGCTTTGATCCAGCAAGGCAGTGGCGATGAGCGGGGCGAGGCCGCCGGCGAGAGGTGAGGCAAGCTGATAACCGAGCGAAGCACCGCTGTAACGCACCCGTGTGCCGAACAGCTCCGAGAAGAACGCCGCCTGCGGGCCATACATCGCCGCGTGGCCGATGAGGCCGATGACGACGGCCAGCACAACGAGCACGGTTTGGCGTGATTCGATCATCCAGAAGAACGGAAACGTGAACAGCAGCAGAAAGAACGCGCCGCCAAGATAAACCGGCCGCCGTCCGACGCGATCTGACAGCGCCCCGAAGCACGGGATGACGACCAACTGCACGGCGGAGCCGATGAGCACGGCGTTGAGCAGCGTGACCTTCGGCATGCCGAGCTGCTGCGAGCCGTAGCTGAGCACGAGCACGGTGAAGATATAGAAGAAGGCGTTCTCGGCGAAGCGTGCGCCCATGGCGAGCAGCACGTTGCGCGGATGATCGCGCAGCACGGCCAGGATCGGCACCTTCGGGCCTGCATCTTCGGTTTTGGCCTGCGTGAAGACCGGGCTCTCAATGATCTTCAAACGAATGAACATGCCGACACCGAGCAACAGCACGCCGAGCAAAAATGGCACGCGCCAGCCCCAGGAGAGAAAGGCTTTTTCATCCATCGACGAGGCGAGCATGAAGACCGCATTGGCCAGCAGCAGTCCCACCGGCACACCGGCCTGCACCCAGCTCGCATAAAAGCCGCGGCGACCTTGAGCTCCGTGCTCCACGGCCATCAGCACCGCACCGCCCCACTCGCCGCCGACACCGAAGCCTTGAACAAAACGCAGAAGCACGAGCAGGATGGGGGCCCAGACACCGATCTGCGAGTATGTCGGCAGCAGGCCGATCAATACCGTCGCCACGCCCATGAGCATGAGCGTCGTCACCAGCATGGATTTACGGCCGATCTTGTCGCCAAAATGCCCGAACACGATGCCACCGACCGGCCGCGCGAAGAATCCGACCGCGTATGTCGCAAAGGCCGCCATCGTGCCGGCGAGCGGGTCGAAGTTCGGGAAGAACAGCTTGTTAAACACCAGCGCCGAGGCCGTGCCGTAGAGGAAAAAATCATACCACTCGATGGTGGTGCCGATGAAACTCGCGATGACAACGCGGCGGGTGCTGTTGGCGGTGGACATGGGAGACTACTTCGTTGCAGCAGCCTGCTTCGCCTTCGGCGTGAAGATTTTGCGATCCCAGTTCTTCGCGATCTGTTCCGGCGTGGTTTCGGATGAAACACCGCTCGAAGGCACGTCGAGTTTGGCGCTCCAGAGGATGCCGTTGAGCAGCAGGCGGCGTTGATTGCCCTCGGCCCAGTTCGCGTGAAGGTCGCAGCCGGTGAAGCCGAAACTGCGGCCACCATCGGGGCGGTCGTAACTCCATGCCACAGTCTCGGCACGGCCTGCATTGGCTTTGGCGGCATCGTTTTTGCGGCTGCTGTCGGGCATTGCGCATTGCAGCAGATGTGTGACGCCTTTTTCAGCGAAGTGGAGATTGTAGAGCCAGCCGTCTTTGAGCAGCGGGAAGGGCTTCACGCCGCTGTTGATGGGATGCGTGGGGATGCTGGTGAAATCGACATCCCAATGGCCACGGCAGCCGATGTCGCTCTGAAACGCGGCACCAAACATGGCCTTGAAGTCGGCGGCACGGTCCGGCTTGCAATCGACACCTTGATGCAAAAGGACGAAGCCCGTTCCTGCCTTCGCGAGAGATTGCATCTTCGCCCAGCGGGCGGGTTCGAGGAAGGAGTGCTTGTCGCCGCCGTCCATGAACAGCAGCACGCTGCGCGCGCCATCGAGCACCGCTTCGTTTTTCGGCCAGCCTTCGGCCACCATCACGGGTGCGACACCGGGCACGGCCTTCAGCCATTCCATCAAGAGCGCACAACCGGCGAAGTATTCATGCTGTCCGGGTTTGTTGCTCGGCGTGCCGGCAATGAGCACGATCTTCGCGGCCTTGGCGTCTGTGGGCGATTGCTCCAACGGCACCTGCTGTTGCTCTGCGGTGAGTTCGGCATGAAGAGAGGACGCGGCGAGCAGCGGGAGAAGCAGGGAGAGGAAGCGGGACATGATTTTCAGCGTGACGGGTTGGAGAGCGCAACACAAGACGAAAAGCCGCATGGCGCTCTTGCAGGTCAGTCGGAGTCCGTTGGATCATGGATGAACGATATTTCATGTGAGCTTCCAGAGGGTCACTTGTTTCATCGGTTCAAACCTGCGGCGCATCCAAACCAGCGCGGCGGTGTTTCAACGCCTCACCATGAAGATTCCAGCCCGCCTCCCCGCCTTCGCCGCGCTGTTCCTCGGCGCGCTTTCGTTGTTCGGCCAGACCACCGACGTCCCCATCGACTGGGACAAGGCCAAACAACTCCACCAGCGCGACGGTGCCGGTGAAACGCTCACGCCGGACGAAAAGACCTACCTCGACAAAGCGCGTGCGGCGCTCGCCAAAGGTCAGGGGCCTGGTTCCCAGGGCCAGCCCGCCAGCCCCGGAGCCGATGGCATCGACTGGCCGAAGGCGCAGCAGCTTTTCCAGCGTTCGCAACGTGGCGAGAAGCTCAACGAGGAAGACCAGAAGTATCTCGACAAAGCCTTGGAAGCCCGCAAACGCGGCGGCAATCGTGGTGGAGGCGGTGGTGGCACCGGGAACCAGCGCAAGGCAGCGGAATCGCTCAAGCCGCTCAGCGACATGACTGCCGACGACAATTATGAGGGCGAAGACGGCGGCCTCTATGGCAAGGGCAGCAACGAACCGCCGGAAGCGCTCCAGAAAGCCGCCGCCGATGCGCTAGCACAGATCAAACCGCTCGATGCCGAGGGCAAGCCGTCCGACAGCGGCAAGATCGTGCTCGTTTCCATCAGCATGTCGAACGCCACGCAGGAGTTCTCGTTCTTCAAGCGCATCGCCGACGAGGACGCACGCAAATCGGGCAAGCTCACCATTGTCGATTGCGCGCAAGGCGGCCAGGCCATGGCGCAGTGGGTGCCGGAGGAGGCGCGGCCGTGGCAGGAGGCGATGAAGCGCATTCAAAACGCCGAAGTCACGCCGCAGCAGGTGCAGGTGGCCTGGGTGAAGCTGGCAAACGTCGGCCCCAGCGGTTCCAAGACCGAGCACCTCGCCAAACTCGAAGCCGACACCACCATCGTGCTGCAGAATGCGAAAAAGCGTTTCCCCAACCTTCGCATCGCCTACCTCGGCAGCCGCATCTGGGCCGGCAACGCCACCGGCGGCCTCAATCCCGAGCCGTATGCCTATGAAGGCGCCTTCGCCGTGCGCCATCTCATTCAGAAGCAGATCAGCGGGGATGAAGCGCTCACCTCCGCCAAATCACCCCTGCTGCTCTGGGGCCCCTACCTCTGGGCCGAGGGCGAGAAAGGCCGCAAGCTCGATGATTTGAAGTATGTCAAAGACGACTTCTCCGGCGACGGCGTGCATCCCAGCAATAGCGGTCGCGAAAAAGTGGCGAAGCTGCTGCTGGAGTTCTTCGCCACGAGTCCGCTCGCGAAGGGGTGGTTTATTGGGAAGTAGAGGTTGTAGAATGCAGAGATCCCGCCTTTTTAATGGTGGCCATCTGCACAGAGAATGAACAGCAACCGCCTTCACGATCACAAGTCATTCTTCAAATATGTGTCTGCGGACACGGCGAAGATTATTCTTTCGACTAGAAAGCTCCGATGGAGCATGCCAGCACTTTTTAATGATCCGTTCGACGTTCCCAAGGAACTGTTTGATGGAATTGACTCCGGTCGGCTCCACAGTGCAATCCTCAGTAAGATCGAATCCTTGATCGCAAACCCCGATCTGCCTTTCCCAGAACACCACACAGCAATGACAAAAGCGTTGCTGGCAGCCTTCTCCATGGCATCCGATGCTGAGAAAAGTGGGCTCTTAAATCAAGTTGGGTTGCTTGAGGCAGGAACAGGAAGCCAAGCTTTTAACAACATGCGGGAGCAGTGGAGGCTGATGTATGGCGAACAAAGAATTCTCTGTTTCTCTGAGCGTTGGGACTCCTCATCTATGTGGGACCGATATTCTGATGGTCATAAAGGCGCGTGTCTTGAGTTCGCTTGTATAGATCAACTCGACAGCGTTTGGCTCATGGCGAGACCCGTGAAATATACGGACGATCCATTGCACGTGAACACCCCCGAGGGGCTTGCTGGGCTGATGCTCTACAACATCGATTTTGCTGTGGCTAGAATCATCGAAGAATGCACACACACCAAAACCACGGACTGGGAAGCCGAGAAAGAGTGGAGAGTCGCTTCATGGAAGCTACAATGCGAAATTGGAGATCATTCTGACTATGGTTTTCTTCCGACAGAACTAGTTGGAGTCACTTTTGGTGCATGTACTTCGGGTGATCACCGAGCCGCTCTGACCAAACTCGTTCATGAGTGTTACCCACATGCCGAGCTTTGGCAGGCATCAATCGAAGGCGGGCGAAAACTTACACGCGTAAAAAGTTAGAGGAGAGCAAGCGGCCCGAATCCGCTCGGATGATGGTTGGCATTCCGATTTCCAAATACCAAACATGCAGATGAAAACCGTCGTTACGATCACCCTTGCGTCGCTCGGCCTGTGCTGCGGATACCCACTCGCCGCCGAAGCACCGAAGCCGACGCTCGCGAATGTCGCCTACGGCCCGCACGAATCGCAGAAGTTGGATTTCTACCAGGCCAAGTCGGGCCAACCGACGCCGCTGGTGTTTTTCATTCATGGCGGCGGGTGGTTGAACGGGGACAAGGCGGGCTTCAACAATGCGGGGCAGTATCTGCCCGCCGGCATTTCGGTCGTGTCGATCAACTATCGGCTGCTCCCGCAGGCGGAGGCGGACAAGGTGGTGCCGCCGGTGAAGGGACCGCTGCATGACGCGGCGCGGGCGTTGCAGTTCGTGCGCACGAAGGCCGCCGAGTGGAACATCGACAAGGAACGCATCGGCGCGAGTGGCAGTTCGGCGGGGGCGTGCAGCGCGCTCTGGCTCGCGTTTCATCCCGACATGGCCGATCCGCAGAGCGACGATCCGGTCGCGCGCGAATCCACACGGTTGTGGTGCGCGGCGGTCACGCGTGCGCAGACATCGCTCGACCCACGGCAGATGATCGAGTGGACGCCCAACAACACCTATGGGCCACATGCGTTCGGCTTTCGAGGTGATGTGGCAAAGAAACTGACGCCGTTCGATGAGTTCCTCGCGAAGCGGGACACCATCACGCCATGGATCGCGGAGTATTCGCCGTATGCGCTCGTCAGCGCGGATGATCCGCCAGTTTATCTGTTCTACGACACGCCGCCTGCGTTTGGGAAGCCGGAGAAAAACCCGGTGCACTCGGCAAACTTCGGCGTGGGACTGGCGGAGAAGCTCAAGAGCCTCGGCATTGAGCATGAACTGGTTTATCCGGGCGCAACCGACGTGAAGCATGCCGACGTGCGGCAGTATCTGATCGAGAAGCTCAAGGAGCCGAGCTTGCGGAAGTAGGCGAAGCTACGGCGGCGGAATGTCCAGATCCTTGCAGATCTTGCGGCACAGGAAGTCGTTGATCTCACGATGCCGTGGCACGGAGGTCGATTTGCGATTGCCGCGATGCACATAGACAGAGTGGTTGCCGCCTTCGCGCATGAACTCCGCGCCGTGGCGGTTCAAATGCGTGATCAAGTCACGCAGCTTCATGCCAGCGCGAAGGCAAACGGTTCACGACTCACGATTTCGCCCGCCAATGCCTCCTCAGCGAGCAGGCGGTTCGCTTCCAGCACCATCTCGACCGCTTCGGGCAGATTGGCGCGTGCTTCATCGAGCGTGGCACCCTGCGTGTTGGCTCCGGGCAGCTCCTCGACCCAGGCGATATAGCCTTCGGGGACTTGTTTGAAGACGGCGGTGAGTTTCATGCGGGGGAGTTTACCATACATCGTCCGCCTTGCAGCCATCTTTCCGCATCAAGCCCTGCCCGTCAGCCGCTTCCACAAGCCGCGCTCGGCCGCCTGGGTCTGCACCACGCTTTGCGGCCTGGACGGCGGTGGATTGGAAGAAGGACGGCGTGAATCATTCGGACGTGCGGAGGGGCCACGCGAATCGCGACGCTCGCCACCCTGGCCGCCTTGACCACCACGGCCGCCACCCTGACCACCCCGTCCTTGTTGTTGGCGAGGCTGGAAGGAGCGCTGATTGCGGCGTTCGGGCCGGTCATCGCTCATTGGCTGCGGGGCGGCGTTGTAGTTGAAGCCTTCGGCCTTCTTGCGCACGAGGCCGCGGTTGATGAAGCGCTCCAGTTTGCGCACGTCGTCCTGTTCATCCGGGGAAACAAAGCTGATCGCGTCGCCAATCGCGTGCGCACGGCCGGTGCGGCCAATGCGATGGACGTAATCCTCGACGATGTGCGGGAAATCGAAATTCACGACGTGCGAGATGCCGTCCACGTCGATGCCGCGTGCGGCGATGTCGGTGGCGACCAAAACACGCACCTTGCCGGTTTTGAAGTCGTCCAACGCACGCAGGCGCTGGTTTTGCGAACGATTGGCATGCAGCGTGGCGCACTTCACGCCGGTTTGTTCGAGCTTTTTGGCGATCTTGTCCGCACCGTGCTTCGTGCGGCTGAAGACGAGCACCATCTGCAGTTTGTCATCCTCAAGCAGATGCGAGAGCAGCGGCATTTTGAGGTGCTTATGCACTTCATAGACGAGCTGCGTCACCGTTTCGGCCGGATTGGCGCGTTTGCCGATCTGCACGATCTTCGGCGCGCGCTGGAACTCATGCGTGAGGCTTTCGATTTCCTTCGACAGTGTGGCGGAGAACATCAGCGTCTGGCGCTTCTTCGGCAGTTGCTGGAGGATGCGGCGGATGTCGGGCAGGAAGCCCATGTCGAGCATGCGGTCAGCTTCATCGAGCACGAGATATTCGAGCTGCGAAAAATCCGCGCAGCCCTGCCCCATCAAATCGAGCAAACGGCCAGGGCAGGCGACAACGATGTCGCTGCCGGCGCGCAGGGCGTCCTTCTGCGGCTTTTCGCCGACGCCGCCATAAACCTTCGCAATCTTCAGCGGCAGGTGCCGCGCGTAGGCCAGCACGTTTTCCTCGATCTGCGCCACGAGTTCGCGTGTGGGCGCGAGCACGAGCACACGAGTGCGGCGGCGCTGACCCTGCGGCACTGGATGCGCCGTCAGGCGCGTGAGGATCGGTAGCGTGAAGGCTGCGGTCTTGCCCGTGCCGGTCTGCGCGATGCCGATCACGTCCCCGCCCGCGATGACCACCGGAATGGCCGCCGACTGGATCGGCGTGGGTTCCGTGTAACCGGCTTCTTGAATGGCTTGGAGAATGTGGGGATCGAGACCGAGGGCTTTAAAGGGCATTGCACGCCCATACGCGTGCGTGAGGCAAGAAGCGAGGCGTTTAAGTGGTCCCATTGCGGCTACTTCCCCGCATCCGCCGCCCGCCACAGATACCACGCGGCCAGTGTGCGGTGCGGCTGCCAGCGCTCGGCCAGCAGGCGGAAGTCTTTCGGCTTGGGCATCTCATCGAGCTTCTTGGCGATGCGCCAGCCGTTGCGAACGCCGAAGTCGTCGCTGGGAAACACGTCCGGCCTGCCGAGGGTGAAGATGAGCAGCATCTCCACCGTCCAGCGGCCCACACCGCGCACTTCAACGAGGCGGGCGATCAGTTCCTCGTCACTGAGCTTCGTGGCGACCGCACGCGTGGGAATCTGGCCGCCGAGTGTCTTCGCCGCGATGTCACGGATGGCGAGCAGTTTGCCCATGGAGAATCCGCAGCCGCGAAGCGTGGTGTCGTCCGTGTCGATCACCTGTTCCGGCTTGGGGAAGCGCGTTTTCGGGAACAGCGCCTTGAAGCGGCGCAGGATCGCCTCCGCAGCATTCGCATGAAGCTGCTGGTGCACCACGGCGCTGACCAGCGCTTCGTAGGGCGAGCGTTTTTGCGGCGCAAGTGCGCACGGACCGTGCGCCTTGATCAGGCGGCGCATGACGGGGCAGCGTTTGGAGAGGCGGGCTTCGGCTTCGGAATGCATGGGAATGCGGCCATCCTGCCTGCTTCTGATTTGAGCACAAGCCCTAGGCAGATCATTTCGTCATCTCGCGAGATGACAGCTTCGCAGCAAATGTGTGATTGATTCGGCGCGGGAAATCGAGTTTGATGCCCGACTCCCGCAGCCAGGATCCTTAAACGCGCACATGGCAAAACTCACCTTTGTACTCGAAGATGGCCAGGAAATCGTGGTTCCCCTCGCGGAGCGTGTCACCCTTGGTCGGGCGGAAGACAATGATGTGGTCGTCGATGACGACCGCATCTCGAAGCGCCATGCCGAAGTGGTGCTCAACGCGGACGGCAGCATTCAGGTCTTTGATTCGAACTCCACCGCCGGCACTTTCGTCAATGGCGAGCGCGTGCGCAGCCACACTATCACCCATGGTGACCGGCTGGCCTTCGGGCCGCTGACCGCCGTCCTCGATCTCGAAGAGCACGCCGCCAACGGCAATGGTGCCAAGTCGCCGCCCGCGCCCGGCAAACTGGTGAAAGGTGGCAAAATCGGAGCACGCAAAAAAGGCAAGGGTGCTGGCAAAGACCTCGCTGCGGACCGGGCAACCGCCCTTCCCGCAGAAGAGATCCTGGCACGGCGGCAGGCCGAGCAGCAGGAAGCCGCCGACATGCTGGAGGAGACGAAAACGCGGCTGCAGGCCGAGGTGGACGCCGTGCAGAAGGAACTGCGGGACTGGCAGGAACGCTCCGAAGAGGAGCGAGGCGTGCTGGAGGAGACCAAAGCGCGGCTTCAGACCGAGATTGCCGCAGCGCAGAAGGAGTTTGGCGACTGGCAGCAGCGTGCCGAAAAAGAACGCAACATGCACAACAGCCGCGTGGAGACCCTGCGTTCTGCCGAAGAACGCCTTGTCCCCATGAAGGCCGCGGTGGAGCAGGCCGAAGCGGCGCATGACGAGTGGCTCAAGGCCATCAAGGCCCTTTCCGTCCAGCACGATGAGAGAATTGCCACCTTGCAACGCCTTGCGGTCCAGCATGACCAGAAAGCCGCTGATTTGCAGCTTCTCGCTGATGACGAGGCCACCGCAAGACGTGAGCTCGAAACTCTCGCCACGCACAGAGATCAGACGCTCGCCCATCTCCAGCAGGTCCGCACCGAGTGTGCGCGTGACGAGACCATCCTCGACGGTTTGCGCGGGCAGCTCGCCGAACTTGAAGAACGCTGCCAGGAAAGCAGAGAACTCGCCGAAGCTCGCGTGGACCAGGTGAAGGGGGCGGAAAAAAAGCTCGATCAGCTTTCCCAGCGCCGCGCCCAGACCGAAGCGCACATCAAGGAACTCAGCGGCACGGAGGAGCGGCTCGTGCAGGCCCTTGCCCGCTGCCGTGAAT
Above is a genomic segment from Prosthecobacter sp. containing:
- the xylA gene encoding xylose isomerase, which encodes MNEAFPDIQKIQFEGPKSRNPLAFKHYNADEIVGGKKMRDHLRFGVAYWHAMRNSLSDPFGGGTAQRPWDDGSNSVANAQRRVWACFEFMDKLGVDYYCFHDRDVAPELGSLAESNAAFDAVADELEKAQKQTGKKLLWGTACLFSHARYCQGASTSPNAGVFAYAAAQVKKAMDVTHRLGGEGYTFWGGREGYATLWNTDMKREIDHLARLLHMAVDYKQKIGFKGQFYIEPKPREPSTHQYDSDAAACLNFLREHNLLDHFKLNLETNHATLAGHSMRHEMQVAIAANALGSVDANTGDTLIGWDTDQFPTNIYLTTEIMLEVLRMGGLTTGGLNFDAKCRRESFEPVDLFHAHIGGMDAFARGLKVAHAMIEDGRINTFIKQRYATFDTGIGAKIEKGEVGFAELEAHVLANGEPLLGSGRQEMMENLVNEYL
- a CDS encoding MFS transporter — protein: MSTANSTRRVVIASFIGTTIEWYDFFLYGTASALVFNKLFFPNFDPLAGTMAAFATYAVGFFARPVGGIVFGHFGDKIGRKSMLVTTLMLMGVATVLIGLLPTYSQIGVWAPILLVLLRFVQGFGVGGEWGGAVLMAVEHGAQGRRGFYASWVQAGVPVGLLLANAVFMLASSMDEKAFLSWGWRVPFLLGVLLLGVGMFIRLKIIESPVFTQAKTEDAGPKVPILAVLRDHPRNVLLAMGARFAENAFFYIFTVLVLSYGSQQLGMPKVTLLNAVLIGSAVQLVVIPCFGALSDRVGRRPVYLGGAFFLLLFTFPFFWMIESRQTVLVVLAVVIGLIGHAAMYGPQAAFFSELFGTRVRYSGASLGYQLASPLAGGLAPLIATALLDQSGGKPWPVALYLIFMAVITLVAVWLAEETNKKAL
- a CDS encoding ThuA domain-containing protein, with the protein product MSRFLSLLLPLLAASSLHAELTAEQQQVPLEQSPTDAKAAKIVLIAGTPSNKPGQHEYFAGCALLMEWLKAVPGVAPVMVAEGWPKNEAVLDGARSVLLFMDGGDKHSFLEPARWAKMQSLAKAGTGFVLLHQGVDCKPDRAADFKAMFGAAFQSDIGCRGHWDVDFTSIPTHPINSGVKPFPLLKDGWLYNLHFAEKGVTHLLQCAMPDSSRKNDAAKANAGRAETVAWSYDRPDGGRSFGFTGCDLHANWAEGNQRRLLLNGILWSAKLDVPSSGVSSETTPEQIAKNWDRKIFTPKAKQAAATK
- a CDS encoding DUF2971 domain-containing protein; amino-acid sequence: MNSNRLHDHKSFFKYVSADTAKIILSTRKLRWSMPALFNDPFDVPKELFDGIDSGRLHSAILSKIESLIANPDLPFPEHHTAMTKALLAAFSMASDAEKSGLLNQVGLLEAGTGSQAFNNMREQWRLMYGEQRILCFSERWDSSSMWDRYSDGHKGACLEFACIDQLDSVWLMARPVKYTDDPLHVNTPEGLAGLMLYNIDFAVARIIEECTHTKTTDWEAEKEWRVASWKLQCEIGDHSDYGFLPTELVGVTFGACTSGDHRAALTKLVHECYPHAELWQASIEGGRKLTRVKS
- a CDS encoding alpha/beta hydrolase; translation: MKTVVTITLASLGLCCGYPLAAEAPKPTLANVAYGPHESQKLDFYQAKSGQPTPLVFFIHGGGWLNGDKAGFNNAGQYLPAGISVVSINYRLLPQAEADKVVPPVKGPLHDAARALQFVRTKAAEWNIDKERIGASGSSAGACSALWLAFHPDMADPQSDDPVARESTRLWCAAVTRAQTSLDPRQMIEWTPNNTYGPHAFGFRGDVAKKLTPFDEFLAKRDTITPWIAEYSPYALVSADDPPVYLFYDTPPAFGKPEKNPVHSANFGVGLAEKLKSLGIEHELVYPGATDVKHADVRQYLIEKLKEPSLRK
- a CDS encoding type II toxin-antitoxin system HicA family toxin — protein: MKLRDLITHLNRHGAEFMREGGNHSVYVHRGNRKSTSVPRHREINDFLCRKICKDLDIPPP
- a CDS encoding type II toxin-antitoxin system HicB family antitoxin, producing MKLTAVFKQVPEGYIAWVEELPGANTQGATLDEARANLPEAVEMVLEANRLLAEEALAGEIVSREPFAFALA
- a CDS encoding DEAD/DEAH box helicase — its product is MPFKALGLDPHILQAIQEAGYTEPTPIQSAAIPVVIAGGDVIGIAQTGTGKTAAFTLPILTRLTAHPVPQGQRRRTRVLVLAPTRELVAQIEENVLAYARHLPLKIAKVYGGVGEKPQKDALRAGSDIVVACPGRLLDLMGQGCADFSQLEYLVLDEADRMLDMGFLPDIRRILQQLPKKRQTLMFSATLSKEIESLTHEFQRAPKIVQIGKRANPAETVTQLVYEVHKHLKMPLLSHLLEDDKLQMVLVFSRTKHGADKIAKKLEQTGVKCATLHANRSQNQRLRALDDFKTGKVRVLVATDIAARGIDVDGISHVVNFDFPHIVEDYVHRIGRTGRAHAIGDAISFVSPDEQDDVRKLERFINRGLVRKKAEGFNYNAAPQPMSDDRPERRNQRSFQPRQQQGRGGQGGGRGGQGGQGGERRDSRGPSARPNDSRRPSSNPPPSRPQSVVQTQAAERGLWKRLTGRA